A single window of Desulfovibrio sp. G11 DNA harbors:
- a CDS encoding glycosyltransferase family 4 protein yields MAILGAFSSSSGLAQGARLYANRVEREGHTVIRVDITEAMVQQPAFSLEESGAISLKEFMSMKLPCILVIHANPPQFHLILFRLGKRFLHNKKIIGYWAWELAVVPDVWRHALQYLDAVEVPSAFVREALLPCTDKEVVVVPHVLEAPQKQKTAFACDGIVRCLFIFDMGSAFARKNPMAALEAFRLAFKPGEAEMTFKVSSPQADYENFKKFEQACAQVPGVSIMTKTLDDVALEELYLKHDIYLSLHRSEGYGLTIHEALLYGLHAVATGWSGNMDFMDMPKAHAVPYTLVAMQATSGAFKGLKAKWAEADIDAAGQTLRRLRQELLIDHR; encoded by the coding sequence ATGGCAATACTTGGCGCCTTCAGTAGCAGTAGCGGGTTGGCCCAAGGAGCAAGGCTTTATGCCAACCGTGTTGAGCGGGAGGGACACACTGTAATACGGGTAGATATAACCGAAGCTATGGTGCAACAGCCCGCTTTTTCTCTGGAAGAAAGCGGCGCTATTTCCCTTAAGGAATTTATGAGCATGAAGCTACCGTGTATTTTGGTCATTCATGCCAACCCTCCTCAATTTCATTTGATTCTTTTCAGGCTGGGCAAGCGTTTTTTACACAACAAGAAAATTATAGGCTATTGGGCTTGGGAACTGGCGGTCGTTCCGGACGTATGGCGCCATGCGCTCCAGTATCTTGACGCAGTTGAAGTTCCAAGCGCCTTTGTACGCGAGGCCTTGTTGCCGTGCACGGACAAGGAAGTTGTCGTTGTGCCGCACGTGCTGGAAGCACCACAGAAACAGAAAACTGCCTTTGCTTGTGACGGTATTGTTCGCTGTCTCTTTATATTTGATATGGGATCTGCCTTCGCCAGAAAAAACCCGATGGCGGCACTTGAAGCTTTTCGCTTGGCGTTCAAGCCAGGTGAAGCAGAGATGACGTTCAAAGTCAGTTCACCTCAAGCCGACTACGAAAACTTTAAAAAATTTGAACAAGCGTGTGCACAGGTACCGGGCGTCAGTATTATGACAAAAACATTGGATGACGTTGCGTTGGAAGAGCTTTACCTGAAACATGACATATATCTTTCCCTACACCGCTCAGAGGGGTACGGATTGACTATCCATGAAGCTTTGCTTTACGGTCTGCACGCTGTGGCCACAGGCTGGTCTGGGAATATGGATTTTATGGATATGCCCAAAGCCCATGCCGTGCCTTATACGCTTGTGGCGATGCAGGCGACAAGCGGCGCGTTCAAAGGATTGAAAGCGAAATGGGCTGAAGCCGACATTGATGCCGCCGGGCAAACTTTACGGCGTTTGCGTCAAGAATTGTTGATCGACCATCGTTAG